Within Ipomoea triloba cultivar NCNSP0323 chromosome 9, ASM357664v1, the genomic segment AGTTAAGCTCTAGTTCCGTCACAGATGTTAATATAATTCAACTAGTTGACCaatttaaaaatgagttaaAAACTCTAGTTCCCTCACCGCCATAGAGCAGGATGTGGGGTTTGAATCTTACCCAGGGCGGCGGGCGGGCGGGTATTGATATTTGTTTGACtacaaaggaaaagaaaaagtagtGTATGAAGAAGGGTAATTGGGATACAAGTAGTAATGGGAAATGGGTGATGACCCAAAATGAGGGCTGGtaggatttgtgagtgagaatCTTTTGGAGTTGTGATAGTAAATGACTAATCATTCTACTTCTGAATAAGGGGGGAAAAGTGGGGGGAAGGACGATATGGGAAGAGAGAGATGAAAGGAAGCATACAAAGGAAGGGATCATGAGATTCCTGGGCATTCATTGCTTTTACTTCGTCTTCAATTCCAACAAATTGAAAAgcacttcttctttctctgtggAACCTTTGTCTGCTTGTGAAAGTATATTGGAAAGTAGCAACCAGGGGCTCGATCGGTTGGTGGAATGTTTCTAACAATTGTCGGTTACTCTTTCATCCATTCATTGTAGTATCAATCCAAAAATATCATCCGCACAGACAGCTCAATTGGATAAAAAAAATCGTCTGCACATACAGCTCAATTGGATCAAAAAACTATTTGCACAAACAGCTCAATTGATGGGTTCCTAAGCAATGACACAAGATCAAACTCTGACAACCAGATCGAACTATCGAAGGTATTTCACCTTTATGTGCAAGCAAtccaaaaaacccaaaaagaaaagggtttttttttttggggtgtcAGTATATGTTGTTGAATAATGAGAGTGATGATATGatgaaaagtaaagaaaaagCAAGGTTCCCAAAGTCGTGCTGGAGCCTGGAGGAGTACTACGagtatatataacataatgtGGCTGAGCAACAACAGCTAGCTATTTTCTGACATCTCTCCTGTTCTCTGTTATTTTCTTTCGGCCTCTCATTGATCTTTTTTCACTCCTTTCCAACTAGCAAAAATTGGACCTGTTCCTTTCAGCAATCAAATATCATGATTCTCATGCCAACACTTTTCAGTTTCATAACATCATCTCTCCCTCCCACGCTAATCAATTCCTATACCAATAACATAAAAACAGAACCAAAAAAAGGTGAACTTGTTTTGGATAATCGGATACCTGTTTGTTACTTCAGAATACACAACTCAAGCCTCtgtaatttacaaaataatattatatataatgaaagaGGATAGTAATTACTAAGCGTGACAAAGAATATCATATTATGACACTATATATACCAAGCAGAAGAAATGGGAGGAGAGGGGTTGATTCAGTTGTTGCAATCATTATCAAAACTCTGCAAAACTTCTGCGGACGAGTAATGCCACGCCATGATAGTTTCACACTGACCAGGACCGTATCTGCTAGTACACAATCAAAATTGGTGCCATTGATCAGAATGGCACTTAACGGTCAGCTGGGAACACTTTGATGTGGCACTGCTGTGGATAATCAAGCCAGCAAAAGTGTGCAAAGGCTGACTGGCTCAATTGTGTGAAATGATAATCAACTGTAATTACAGACTCAAGACGCATTCAATACCAGAGGGCAGTCACTGAATGCCATCTTGTCCCCGGCACCACATTATATGTCGAGTCCAGGCATTGCAAACTGAGATGCAAAATTTTCAACGCGTGTCCGGAGCTCAATAATATCTTTGTTATTCTCTATGCCCTTCAAGAAACCCTTGAGCAGCTTCCCATGTTCTCGCTGTATTGCATTTGTAATATGTGCAGCTTTAAGAAGGATATCGGCTATTATCTCGAAGTCAGCCTCTATGCAGCCTCTTGTAGTCATAGCAGTAGTCCCTGCAACCACAAACAGCAATGACCATTACAAATGCACCAACTTTACAGTCAACACAGTTTATGAAAATCGGAGTGTAGGAAGAAACTGAATTACCTATCCTCACACCTCCAGGTGTTATACTTCCATTGTCATCAAAGACCATCACTTTGTTGAGAGTAAGATGACATGATTCACAGACCACCTCAAAATTCTTACCTGCAAAACGGAGCAAGGTAGAGTACAATAAGCACATGCAAAGTTATCAAAAAGCCAGTTGTCGATGGCAACTTTTAGACACTGGCAGCCATCTAGTAAGAGCAAGGCACAAAAGTATAGACCATAGTGGTCTTGGCATCATCAAAACACTAAAAAGTGTGCTCAGATTATCTATAAGAGTGAAATAAATGTAAACAGGACAAATGCCACTAAGACCATAGTTGATGGGACTCAAATGTACAGAGAAATGCCAGCTTAAAAAGGCAATTCTACTCTTGtgccagaaaaaaaaaaaaaaaaaaaaaaaagttacgcGTCAACTGTGGTAATTTTACCATAATGAAAACGAAAAAGATTATCAATCCTACTTAAACCACCTCACAAGAATTAATATAATGTGAGATCTACTTGTCTTGCATTGGAAATTAAAGGGCTTATGTCCATTCAAAAGACAGTAAATGGTACAGTAAGAATGCGGTGGTTAAAGGTAGGtagatttaaatttatttaaaagggagaaaaaaaaaaaaaaaaaaaaaaaagcacccCACCTATATACAGTCATCTATAATCATAAACTGACCAGGAAACAATTCATTCCAAGTTTCAACAATAATTACAGTTGACCGTTTGATAATAGAACCTAAAAAATGTCACTTCCCAATGAACTTCAAAGAGAAGTGTTATGTGTAGCAACAGCATACGAGACAGAATACTAGACCACAACCTAAAACCAGGTGAAAATGTCTAATACTTCAATCAAACTAGGCTCATAAGTAAacatttctatttcaatttgGTTTTGAATTTTTCATTGTGTTTTTTTCTCTCAATGTCAACAAGccaataataatacataaaaaaTGCAACTCATTCTGCTAGGCATCTAGCTATGTGACAAGACCATTTCTTGTTTAAATCACATTGAGAGGATCACAAGAAGCCTATAGATGTCTTGTATAAAAGATAAGTGAACTCCAAAAAGTCTGATAACATTTTCCATATCAGTATCATGTCATATAATGTGCCCATTAGGTCCACAACTTATTGGGGCTTatctactcaaaaaaaaaagcaagagGTGTGGCAAACAATATAAAGAGAAAAAAGCATTTATTAAATCCAAACAAGTGGCAAAAAGATCTTTTTCAAGTAGTTGAAGAAATCAAAGGTTTCAGAAAAGACTCTTATTCAAtaagctccagcgaaagcaaaCAAGCACAACATAAGGTAAACACAATCCTCAACATGTCAAATTACTAAAATGTAAGATACAAACCTGTTAACCCAAGATTCCTTAGATCCCAAATTATCAGGTGATAGTCTGTCCCTCCAGTGACCAGTCTACAATTTCTTCTCAATAAAGCAGCAGCTAAAGCCTGAGAATTCTTCTTCACTTGTTGCATGTAGCACTTATATTCAGGAGTTGCCACTTGTTTCAATGCTACTGCAAGAGCAGCAATGTGGTTGTTGTGTGGGCCACCTTGCAATGCTGGGAAAACTGCAAAATTTATCTTCTCCTCAAAATCATACTTATCACTGCCATCGCCTTGATTCAAAAGCATGCCTCTTTTCCTCGGCTTTGCACCcttcctaaaaaaaataatacctCCTCGTGGCCCTCGAAGACTTTTATGGGCCGTTGTAGTAACTATATCACAATACTCAAAGGGGTTTTCACAAACCTGTAGAGACAGAACAATGCAAAGTTTACAAAAAGTCTATATGCTCAATACCTAAGATACACAACCAATTCCAAAGTAACTTTGATTACAAATACTTCTAAAAATGGTGATAATTTAGAGCAAGTGTGAAGTGAGAGGATAATACAAATCTACAAAATAGTGCAAGATTTCACCATTACTGAGAAACATTTATCTGAGTCAAGAAAAGAATGAACAGAGTCATGAAGTCATTTTTGAAGTCccaaaatttgaatattatttattaaggaGTAATTAGTTAAATGCAATAAAATCAACCCCTCACATAGGAAATAATgaccaaaaacaaaatgaacATTCTACAGTTGcatattcaaatattcaataaaggCAGTATGACCACAAGAATACTGCCCAAACACTCTCCTCATGTAGCCATTATAAACAATGCCACAATGCTAGAAGTACCTGACTATCAAATGTTGTGGACTTGTGGTCATAGTGACTTGTTATTTTCAGTAGGCTATGCTGGAATACAAACCATGCTTCAAAGGCTTTATGAAATAGTACACACAATAGATATGACATTTATTTTAAAGATCTTTAAAATTagctttcaaacaaaaaaagtttGAGTTTAGCATGTCACCTACACAAAATGTCCAAGTAGCAACTAGTGGGTTTCAGTATCAAATAAAGCAGCAAAAACTAAATGAAACATTCAGAAATGAAAAACACTGGAATGAGATATCACCTTTGCAGCAACAAGACCACTAATTTGAGCCATATCACACAATAAAACAGCTCCACACTTATCTGCAATGTGCCTAAACTTTGCATAATCCCACTCTCGGGGGTAGGAACTCCCACCACAAATAAGTATTTTTGGGCGAAAATCAAGAGCCCTTTCCTCAAGCTTTTCATAATCTACATATCCAGTTTGCGGATTGACCTTGTAAGACAGACTCTCAAAGAAAATTGAAGCCCCAGAAACTTTCCTACCATTTGGGAGATAGTAACCATGACTAGTGTTCCCACCAGATGGTGTATCCAACCCCATTATACGATCACCAGGCAATAGCAAACCAGTATAAACAGCAAAGTTTGCTGATGTACAAGAATAAGGTTGCACATTCACACCCCAATTCTCAGAATCAAGTCCAAAAGCAGCCAAAGCACGCTCACAACAAAGGGTCTCAATCTCATCAATAAACTGATTACCACCATAATACCTTGCTCCTGGCATTCCTTCCGAGTACTTATTAGTCAAGTGGCTCCCTAGAGCTTCCATTACTGCTTTGCACACAAAATTTTCTGAAGCAATAAGTTCAATTCCCTTGTACTGCCGAAGCTTCTCCTTCTCCATCATCTCAAACACCTCGGGGTCAGCCAAACTAAGCCCCTGGTTCCCCCAAGCCCTAACAGCATTCCTACGGAATTCGA encodes:
- the LOC116028618 gene encoding serine hydroxymethyltransferase 7-like; translation: MDLTQSQSSNLSLGFLSHVSSVAPPNRSQIADDSISFQLDSSSWDPSHPPPSVPLQLMEQQTAEVKDGDGGGNGDEEKDVEEIRILGHSMCFKRKRDTDLNSPLKSLRAANLGEQQQGLEFRRNAVRAWGNQGLSLADPEVFEMMEKEKLRQYKGIELIASENFVCKAVMEALGSHLTNKYSEGMPGARYYGGNQFIDEIETLCCERALAAFGLDSENWGVNVQPYSCTSANFAVYTGLLLPGDRIMGLDTPSGGNTSHGYYLPNGRKVSGASIFFESLSYKVNPQTGYVDYEKLEERALDFRPKILICGGSSYPREWDYAKFRHIADKCGAVLLCDMAQISGLVAAKVCENPFEYCDIVTTTAHKSLRGPRGGIIFFRKGAKPRKRGMLLNQGDGSDKYDFEEKINFAVFPALQGGPHNNHIAALAVALKQVATPEYKCYMQQVKKNSQALAAALLRRNCRLVTGGTDYHLIIWDLRNLGLTGKNFEVVCESCHLTLNKVMVFDDNGSITPGGVRIGTTAMTTRGCIEADFEIIADILLKAAHITNAIQREHGKLLKGFLKGIENNKDIIELRTRVENFASQFAMPGLDI